Part of the Nitrosophilus alvini genome, GTCATTGCATGGAGCAGTGCCGGAAGCCTTGGATTCAAAGGAAGCAAGAAATCGACTCCTTTCGCGGCTCAGCAAGCTGTTGAAGATGCTATGACAAAAGCAAAAGAGCACGGCATAAAAGAAGTCGGGATTAAAGTACAGGGACCAGGAAGCGGAAGAGACACCGCTGTAAAATCAGTGGGTGCCATAGAAGGTATAAGAGTCCTGTTCTTTAAAGATATTACACCGTTACCACACAACGGATGCAGACCTCCAAAAAGAAGAAGAGTATAAAATAGCCTTTGGTGCGCTTAAGTCAGAGTCCAAAAAGATAAGAATTTAGAAGGTTAGGAGATAAAATGGCTAGATATAGAGGTCCGGTTGAAAAAATCGAGAGAAGATTGGGTGTTAGCTTGGCACTTAAAGGCGAAAGAAGGTTGGCCGGTAAAAGTGCTCTTGAAAAGAGACCATATGCTCCGGGTCAACATGGACAAAGAAGAGCAAAAATTTCCGAATACGGTTTGCAGCTTAGAGAAAAGCAAAAAGCAAAGTATATGTATGGAGTTTCCGAAAAACAATTTAGAAATCTGTTTAAAGAAGCTGCAAGAATGGAAGGAAATACAGGTGCAAACCTGATAACTCTTCTTGAAAGAAGACTTGACAATGTTGTTTACAGAATGGGCTTTGCAAGTACAAGAAGATTTGCAAGACAGCTTGTAAACCACGGACATGTTCTTGTTGACGGAAGAAGAGTGAATATCCCTTCTTACAGAGTTAAGCCCGGACAAAAAATTGAGATAAGAGAAAAATCAAAAAACAATCCTCAGGTACAAAGGTCTTTGGAACTTACTGCTCAGACAGGGATTGTACCTTGGGTTGATGTTGATAAAGATAAAGTATTTGGCATATTTACCAGACTTCCCGAAAGAGAAGAGGTTGTAATCCCTGTAGAAGAGCGTCTAATAGTCGAGCTATACTCCAAGTAAGGTAGAAGGAGATAAGGCAGAAGGCAGGAGAGTTTTGTTATATATTCTTCAACCTTCGACCTTCAGCCTTCGACCTTAAATTTTAAAAATTCAAAAAGAGAGAGTAAGCAATGAAAAAAATAAAAACTTCGCCATTTATGCCGTCAGAAGTTGAGATTGCAAAAGTATCAGATAATGAAATTAAAATAGAAGCGTATCCTTTTGAAAGCGGATATGCCATATCTTTGGCTCATCCGTTAAGAAGACTGCTTCTAAGTAGTACTATAGGATATGCCCCTATAGCCGTCAAAATAGAAGGGGCCTCTCATGAATTTGACAGCATCAGAGGAATGCTTGAAGATGTGGCTGTATTTATAATAAATTTAAAAAATATACGCTTCAAGCTTAAAAACGATGCAGAAAAAGTTGAAGTCAACTATGAATTCACAGGTCCCAAAGAGATATACGGAAAAGATATGGAAACAGAAGAGGTGGAAGTAGTTACACCTGAAAACTTTCTTGCAACTCTCAACGAGGATGCAGAGGTAAAATTCTCTCTTATTATTCATAAAGGTATCGGTTATGTACCTAGTGAAGAGATAAGGGAGGAGTTGCCAGAGGGATATATTCCTCTTGATGCATTCTTTACTCCCGTAAGAAAAGCGGTTTATGAGATAGAAAATATTCTTGTCGAAGACAATCCGAATTTTGAAAAGATTGTATTCAATATTCAGACAGATGGCCAGATAGACCCGTTGAGTGCATTTAAAGATGCTTTGGGTGTTATGTACAAACAGATGTCTGTTTTCAATAATGAACTCAATATCGATATAGTTCAAAGTGCGGAAACACAAGAAGAGATACCCGGATT contains:
- the rpsD gene encoding 30S ribosomal protein S4, producing MARYRGPVEKIERRLGVSLALKGERRLAGKSALEKRPYAPGQHGQRRAKISEYGLQLREKQKAKYMYGVSEKQFRNLFKEAARMEGNTGANLITLLERRLDNVVYRMGFASTRRFARQLVNHGHVLVDGRRVNIPSYRVKPGQKIEIREKSKNNPQVQRSLELTAQTGIVPWVDVDKDKVFGIFTRLPEREEVVIPVEERLIVELYSK
- the rpsK gene encoding 30S ribosomal protein S11, translating into MAKRRIRKKVVKKNIAKGVVYISATFNNTVVTVTDEMGNVIAWSSAGSLGFKGSKKSTPFAAQQAVEDAMTKAKEHGIKEVGIKVQGPGSGRDTAVKSVGAIEGIRVLFFKDITPLPHNGCRPPKRRRV
- a CDS encoding DNA-directed RNA polymerase subunit alpha; this translates as MKKIKTSPFMPSEVEIAKVSDNEIKIEAYPFESGYAISLAHPLRRLLLSSTIGYAPIAVKIEGASHEFDSIRGMLEDVAVFIINLKNIRFKLKNDAEKVEVNYEFTGPKEIYGKDMETEEVEVVTPENFLATLNEDAEVKFSLIIHKGIGYVPSEEIREELPEGYIPLDAFFTPVRKAVYEIENILVEDNPNFEKIVFNIQTDGQIDPLSAFKDALGVMYKQMSVFNNELNIDIVQSAETQEEIPGLKKLLQKIEALNLSARSHNCLERAGIKYIGELVLMTENELKNVKNLGKKSLEEIKEKLEELGFSPEKGLSSEEAEALKKRIEKIKS